The genomic segment CAAGCTGAAATGTTGGGGGTTCATTTGGAAGGGCCTTTTATTTCAGCTATACGAGCGGGTGCACAACCGGTTGAGCATATTACAACACCGTCTTTTGCCCTTTTTGAACAATGGCAAGAGCTGAGTGGTAACCGCATTAAAATTGTAACTGTTGCTCCTGAGGTGGAAAACGGTCTTGCTTTCATTGAAAAGGTAACGACGAGTGGTGTGATTGCATCTATTGGACATACGGATGCAACATCGGATATCGTTCGTAATGCGGTTGAGGAGGGTGCTACTCATGTGACTCATTTATATAACCAAATGAGCCCGTTTCATCATAGGGAACCAGGGGTTGTTGGAGCTGCTTTTTTAGAGGATTCACTTCTCGTTGAAATTATCGTCGATTGCATTCATAGTCATCCGAAATCGGTTGAACTCGCTTATCGTCAAAAGACTTCCAATCGAATTATTCTTATTACGGATGCAATGCGTGCGAAAGGGCTTCCACCTGGCATTTATGATTTAGGAGGCCAAGATGTAGAAGTATCACACAAAGATGCGCGGCTTCGCGATGGAACGCTTGCAGGAAGCATATTAACGATGGAACAAGCGGCGCAGAATATGAAGGCTATTACAAATTGTTCATTAGCTGAATTAGTTGCAATGACCTCAACAAATGCTGCCGAACAACTTGGCCTATCCAATAAAGGCAGGATTGAGCCTGGAAAAGATGCGGATCTTACCATCATCGATGGGGAGTGGAATGTCCAGATGACTATTTGTAGGGGGGAAATTGCTTATACTAAGGAGGTAATGGGATGAAGGTAGTCATATGTGCTAATTATGATGAAGTAAGCGTAAAGGCCGCACAATTGGTAGAAGCACAAATTCTTGGAAATGATCACTCGGTGCTTGGACTTGCAACAGGATCAACGCCACTAGGGCTTTATGAACGATTAGTTGAAGGTGTTAAATTACGTGGGATATCGTATAAAAATGTGTGCACGATTAATCTAGATGAATACCTAGGTCTAGATAAAGGGCATCCGGAAAGTTACCGCACATTTATGACTGAAAACTTATTTGATAAGATTGACATTGTAATTGGAAATACGTATATTCCGGATGGGACATCTGATTCAGCAGAAGAATGTCTGCGTTATGAACAAGTAATTGATAGCGTAGGGCCGATTGATCTGCAGGTATTGGGGATAGGAAGAAATGGGCATATCGGCTTTAACGAACCGGGAACGGATTCAAACAGTCTGACACATGTCGTTGAACTTGTTGCATCTACCCGAGAAAGTAACGCACGCTTCTTTACTTCCATTGATGAAGTTCCAACACATGCGATTACAACGGGTATCAAATCGATATTAAAAAGTAAGGAAATTATTTTACTGGCATCCGGAAAAGATAAAGCAGAAGCTGTGAGAACATTATTAAATAAAGATGTGACTGAAAGTTTTCCAGCATCAATTTTATGGAATCACGATAATGTTACACTTATTGTTGATAGG from the Sporosarcina psychrophila genome contains:
- the nagA gene encoding N-acetylglucosamine-6-phosphate deacetylase, whose protein sequence is MMKTLLISNITIANATKDGISGDIYIENGEIIEIATSINKVADIRIDAAGKDWIVVPGFIDIHIHGSSGFDVMDATPEALNGLASALPREGTTSFLATTMTQSDEAIAGALRNAGLFNADERQAEMLGVHLEGPFISAIRAGAQPVEHITTPSFALFEQWQELSGNRIKIVTVAPEVENGLAFIEKVTTSGVIASIGHTDATSDIVRNAVEEGATHVTHLYNQMSPFHHREPGVVGAAFLEDSLLVEIIVDCIHSHPKSVELAYRQKTSNRIILITDAMRAKGLPPGIYDLGGQDVEVSHKDARLRDGTLAGSILTMEQAAQNMKAITNCSLAELVAMTSTNAAEQLGLSNKGRIEPGKDADLTIIDGEWNVQMTICRGEIAYTKEVMG
- the nagB gene encoding glucosamine-6-phosphate deaminase, producing the protein MKVVICANYDEVSVKAAQLVEAQILGNDHSVLGLATGSTPLGLYERLVEGVKLRGISYKNVCTINLDEYLGLDKGHPESYRTFMTENLFDKIDIVIGNTYIPDGTSDSAEECLRYEQVIDSVGPIDLQVLGIGRNGHIGFNEPGTDSNSLTHVVELVASTRESNARFFTSIDEVPTHAITTGIKSILKSKEIILLASGKDKAEAVRTLLNKDVTESFPASILWNHDNVTLIVDRDAYELVKS